Within Spinacia oleracea cultivar Varoflay chromosome 4, BTI_SOV_V1, whole genome shotgun sequence, the genomic segment TTAGTGTAATGTATTGAAAGGGGTTAAAGTTATAAAAGGAGAAATCTGGTTCACTAGACTCACCACACAAGCTGTTAGCCCAGGGATTCCTGTCACCTTCTTAATAGATCAAGGCTATGTTCTCTTCTTAAAATCAGACCAGAGTACCAGACAGAGAAACATAAAGCACACACAGAAATCATTCAAACCAAGCCAAGAAGAATCAGGCCAGAAACTAGAAAAAGCAGACCACAAGGCGAAGAGAACAAAGCCTTAGCTAGACCAAAAGCTCAGCTGTAGGAAGTTAAAACTACCATGTGTATTCTATTCTTCCCAGTTTCCACCACTTGCCTTAAGGAAGTTTCTCTACAAGAGCTTCTTGTGCAATAGAATTTCCAATAGATTCTAatccttgtacaactttcaatgATGAGGATGCTGATTGTTTTTTTTGGCTCTTTTAGACAAATCTAGTCCGGATCCAATTACCTGTTTATCGTATTCCCAATATAGCTTGATTTGATGTGTCAGAACTAATTCAGTTAGCCCAATGCACTCTGAACTGGATATGGTCCACCTAGGCTATCTCTCAGTGCGATAATCTACACTTTTGCCACCTTTCACATAACATCATAATATAACTTCCTTGATGAGAATCTGAAATTGACTGAGCTCTCATTACTCAAAGTGCCATGTAATTctctaaataacaaagttcATAGGATATACATTGGTTCATCTTTCATTCAGAggttaaaacaaacatgaattCAAGGGATCAGCATGAGTGATGAATTTTGGTTCATGTAGCTGTCCCATGTGATTCTGTTGTAGTGTTGTTTGCTGTCCCTTGCTTGATGACTAAATTATTGTTCCTTATTTCCTGGTTGGTTTTGATTATTTTCCCTTGATATACTTTTTGCTTCAGATAATGGAGACTGTTGGATTTGTGCATGACGTGAGGaatttttttcttcaattaggATGTATTCCCAGTGTGTTTATCTCCGATAACTATTTCACAAAAGATGCTGCATCTACGTTGGGGCTGTCAGTTGCTGATGTAACTGCTAACCCCATCAATCTACATGGAAATCCAACACCAGTGAACTCTACTGATATAGCTGCAGGAGATTTCAATTTGCAAAGAAACTCATCTGAGATTCACAGGCTTGTTAATCAATCATCTGATTGTTTTCTTACTCAGTTTCAAGATAACCTGCAAGTTAGTGGTTCAATATTTATGATGCCTAACTTGAATCGAGATTCGTGCAAGGCCAGTGGAGATCACGAGGCAGCAATGATCAGTCGTGTGATAGATTCCAATGTCCTTCCAAATGGCCTGGCAGCAAACCAAAACACTCGAGGTGTTGTAATGCCTTGTAAATCTGATTCAATGCAGCCTTCTTCAAATATTCCTGGGACAGGGGTCAGTTGTCCTCAATCAACTGCCGATTGGCATCCCACATTGTTAAAGCAGCAAATTGTCTTACATGATGGTTCAGTAGAGGGGAAATATGGCACGTCAACATCTGTCTTTAACCATAATGATTACCATTGTGCTGCTTTGAATCAGAACAACACCCTCTTGTCTGCAAAAAATGTATTGGGTATTGGTATCAATTGTGAACATGACCATTCATTTCAAACATCTGCTCGTGCCAATATGGTAGTTCAGGACACTGATTCTTCTGTCGAAGATGGGGCTGGTTTGTTGAAAACAGATAAATCGAGTAGCAGTAATAAGTCAGCAGGTGTCCTCAATCGTGGAAATTACGCCAGACACATTGCGCTTACAACTAAATATACCCATGGGAAACTGTGGGATAGTGATCGCCCCGAAGTCCAGGAAACTTCTGCCAGAAAACACGTGCATATTCAATCTGGAAATTACGTACCACCATCAAAGGACACTGTACTTGAGGATATTTTTATTCAGTCCTCAGCAGGGGATGACTTATTCGATGTTCTGGGAGTGGATCTTAAGAACAAACTGTTGAACGGTAACACTAGTAACCTTCCTGACAGCTTCTGTGGGAATTCAAAAAATCAATCTAAAGATTTGCCAAAATTTATGGACCTACAAAATTTTAGATCTGAGGTGTATTCGGATTATGAAGGAATCTCAGGAAGTgttgttttttcttcttctggTTCTGATCACCTCTTGGATGCTATGATATCTGGTGTTGGTTCGGTTACCCGGCAGATCTCAGATGATGATGCTTCCTGCAAGACCACTGTGTCAAAGATTAGTAGTTACTCTATCCCTAGTACTCCTAACAGCAACCCTCTATCATCTGGTATGTTTAATATGTCAGATAGGATGCAGAGCCAGCTATTTGGGCCTTCCAAGCCTGTAAGTAGGTTAGTTGAACCAATAGGAAACGCCGTCGGGTCTTCATGTGGCAAGAATGACGACAGGAGCTGTACATATGGATTGCAAATTAGTTCCTGGATTGAACAAGGGCCTAGTACTAGTGTTTCTACTGCAAATTCGAAGAAGTCTGATGGAGGAAAATCAAACCGAAAAAGACTTAAACCTGGAGAGAATCCTAGACCAAGACCTAAAGATCGGCAGATGATCCAAGATCGTGTGAAGGAGCTCCGTGACATAGTGCCAAATGGAGCTAAGGTAAAACATTTGTTTGTTATCATCCTTCCCTTGGTTTCATAGTGTCGTAGATAGACGTCGACAGTTTTGACACTATCTTTCGTTTATGTTGTGCAGTGTAGTATTGACGCTTTGCTGGAACGTACAATAAAGCACATGCTTTTCCTGCAGAGTGTCACTGACCATGCTgacaaactaaaacaaacagtGGAATCCAAGGTAGAGATTATCATTCTTGCATTTAACTTCTAGTGTTAAGGATTGACATTTAGTAGATACAGTTGTAGCTCATATTGTGAACTCAACATGCCTACATAACGTGGCATTGAATGGCAGGCTAGTGCTGGTTTTTAGATTTAATTCTTTAACGCAAAATGGTAGGGATGTGAAGTGTTTTAGCTCTCCATTTCTGATCTTGCGTGCAGATAGCTAAAAAGCAAGGTGGGATGTCTTTAAGTGATGAATTTCAGGGCAGTGCAACCTGGGCCTTTGAGCTTGGTTCCCAATCTCTAGTGTGCCCGATAGTGGTTGAAGATTTGAATCCACCTCGACAATTGCTTATAGAGGTAGCTGTTTTTTAGTAGAAAACGGTGATggatcttttcttctttttatcTGAAATTACTAATCAATCATAATGACTTTACATTTTCTCAGATGCTTTGTGAAAAACGGGGATTTTTCTTAGAGATAGCTGATATTATTAGAGGACTGGGGTTGACTATCTTAAAGGGTGTAATGGAGGTTCAGAACGACAAGATATGGGCACGATTTGCAGTAGAGGTAATTCTTCGTACATAGATCCTTCTCTCAGGCACTTACTTGTAAGTAATGGGAGGCAT encodes:
- the LOC110798585 gene encoding transcription factor LHW-like, producing the protein MGYLLKEALKALCGVNQWSYAVFWKIGCQNPKLLIWEECYYGSSTSAPQNSNLGNHEISFQKQEGYNNGMQVGDKLHLLIERMMISNHVNVVGEGLAGRAAFTGNHQWIISGMYNEISHPAEVLNEVHLQLSAGMQTIAVIPIAPHGVVQLGSSSTIMETVGFVHDVRNFFLQLGCIPSVFISDNYFTKDAASTLGLSVADVTANPINLHGNPTPVNSTDIAAGDFNLQRNSSEIHRLVNQSSDCFLTQFQDNLQVSGSIFMMPNLNRDSCKASGDHEAAMISRVIDSNVLPNGLAANQNTRGVVMPCKSDSMQPSSNIPGTGVSCPQSTADWHPTLLKQQIVLHDGSVEGKYGTSTSVFNHNDYHCAALNQNNTLLSAKNVLGIGINCEHDHSFQTSARANMVVQDTDSSVEDGAGLLKTDKSSSSNKSAGVLNRGNYARHIALTTKYTHGKLWDSDRPEVQETSARKHVHIQSGNYVPPSKDTVLEDIFIQSSAGDDLFDVLGVDLKNKLLNGNTSNLPDSFCGNSKNQSKDLPKFMDLQNFRSEVYSDYEGISGSVVFSSSGSDHLLDAMISGVGSVTRQISDDDASCKTTVSKISSYSIPSTPNSNPLSSGMFNMSDRMQSQLFGPSKPVSRLVEPIGNAVGSSCGKNDDRSCTYGLQISSWIEQGPSTSVSTANSKKSDGGKSNRKRLKPGENPRPRPKDRQMIQDRVKELRDIVPNGAKCSIDALLERTIKHMLFLQSVTDHADKLKQTVESKIAKKQGGMSLSDEFQGSATWAFELGSQSLVCPIVVEDLNPPRQLLIEMLCEKRGFFLEIADIIRGLGLTILKGVMEVQNDKIWARFAVEANRDVTRMEVFISLVHLLEETLKGSTASVHGTNDENMGVLPAPIPANQQLVCGEPSTRMM